A stretch of Peteryoungia algae DNA encodes these proteins:
- the rsmD gene encoding 16S rRNA (guanine(966)-N(2))-methyltransferase RsmD has translation MRIVGGEFRGRTLATPKSNDIRPTVDRTRESLFNILAHAHPGVLDGTRILDLFAGTGAVGIEALSRGCKSALFVENSVEGRGLLWENIDAFGLHGRARMLRRDATDLGPANNIEPFELVFADPPYGKGLGEKALLSAHQGGWLAKNALVILEERGDVQVSADPVFAFIEERVFGDTKMYFFSYRPS, from the coding sequence ATGCGTATCGTCGGCGGTGAATTTCGTGGCCGCACGCTGGCTACGCCGAAGTCCAACGACATCCGGCCGACGGTAGACCGGACGCGCGAAAGCCTGTTCAATATCCTCGCGCACGCCCATCCGGGCGTGCTCGACGGCACCCGGATCCTCGATCTCTTTGCCGGAACCGGTGCCGTCGGCATCGAAGCCCTGTCGCGGGGCTGCAAGTCCGCACTCTTCGTCGAAAACAGCGTCGAGGGCCGCGGCCTGCTCTGGGAAAACATCGATGCCTTCGGCCTGCATGGCCGCGCCCGCATGCTGCGACGCGATGCCACCGATCTCGGCCCTGCCAACAACATCGAGCCCTTCGAACTGGTCTTCGCCGATCCGCCCTATGGCAAGGGTCTCGGTGAAAAAGCGCTGCTTTCGGCTCATCAGGGCGGCTGGCTGGCAAAGAACGCGCTCGTCATTCTCGAAGAGCGGGGCGACGTGCAGGTCTCCGCCGATCCGGTCTTCGCCTTCATCGAGGAGCGCGTGTTCGGTGACACGAAAATGTACTTCTTTTCCTATAGGCCGTCCTGA
- a CDS encoding patatin-like phospholipase family protein, translating into MDLVAETPIPSNAVKADPTIGLALGAGGARGFAHIPVLEVFDELGIKPALIAGSSMGAIIGAGYAAGMSGRDIRDYTLELADNRGLVLNRFWSLRPASVRALGGFRLGQFNLPRLLRAFLPPEIPENFADLKLPVTIIATDYYGQCEMVRSEGDLYEALSASAAIPALFAPVTIDGRLMIDGGIFNPVPYDHLVGKVDIMLAVDVIGAPEGDGSRMPNRIDSLFGASQLMMQSHIALKMKICQPDIYIRPEINSYKVLDFFKARQILEICDRLKEPLKRDLAARIEDFVRR; encoded by the coding sequence ATGGATCTCGTCGCTGAAACGCCCATCCCGTCGAATGCCGTGAAGGCCGATCCGACCATCGGCCTGGCACTCGGGGCAGGGGGCGCACGCGGCTTTGCCCATATTCCGGTTCTTGAGGTCTTCGACGAACTCGGCATCAAGCCGGCCCTGATTGCGGGCTCGTCCATGGGGGCGATCATCGGCGCCGGTTATGCCGCCGGCATGAGTGGCCGCGATATCAGGGACTACACGCTGGAACTGGCCGACAACAGAGGCCTCGTCCTCAACCGCTTCTGGAGCCTGCGCCCGGCCAGCGTCCGCGCGCTTGGCGGTTTTCGCCTCGGCCAGTTCAATTTGCCGCGCCTGCTGCGCGCCTTCCTGCCGCCCGAGATCCCCGAAAATTTCGCAGACCTTAAGCTCCCCGTCACGATCATCGCCACGGACTATTACGGGCAATGCGAGATGGTACGCAGCGAGGGTGATCTTTACGAGGCGCTCTCTGCCTCCGCTGCAATTCCGGCGCTTTTTGCGCCCGTTACCATTGACGGCCGGCTGATGATCGACGGCGGCATCTTCAATCCGGTGCCCTACGATCACCTCGTCGGCAAGGTGGACATCATGCTGGCCGTCGACGTGATCGGTGCGCCGGAGGGCGATGGTTCGCGGATGCCCAACCGCATCGACAGCCTTTTCGGCGCCTCGCAGCTGATGATGCAGTCGCACATTGCCCTGAAGATGAAGATTTGCCAGCCGGACATCTACATCCGCCCGGAGATCAACAGCTACAAGGTCCTCGACTTCTTCAAGGCGCGCCAGATCCTCGAAATCTGCGATCGGCTGAAGGAACCCCTGAAGCGGGATCTCGCCGCCCGTATCGAGGACTTCGTCCGCCGGTGA
- a CDS encoding monovalent cation:proton antiporter-2 (CPA2) family protein: MASATEALFAQPLLLLGGAVIAAPIFRKLGLGTVLGYLAAGVVIGPILHLIGGSGEILAVAELGVVLLLFIIGLELKPSRLWHMRRDIFGLGSSQVVLSGLVLTLLVYGAGLLDWRGALVAGFGLALSSTAFALQLLDDYGDMNSRYGQRSFSILLFQDLAIVPLLAMVSVLGLQGGEAQHSPLIEVGIALAAVIGMIFAGRYLLTPMFQIIGRTGAREAMIAAALFVVLGSAYLLQAAGLSMAMGAFLAGVMLAESSYRHELEADIEPFRGLLLALFFIAVGLSMELEVIIDNVALIAIAVPVLMAVKALIIFSICRVSGSSRSDAIRIAVLLPQGGEFGFVLFTTAAAAGLFSGAQSSLLISIVTLSMALTPLTALIGQRLLAREAGEKEEMDEDFEGAGSDVLMVGFSRFGQVAAQILLASGRDVTILDDSPDRVRQAATFGFRIYFGDGTRLDMLRAAGIEKAKIVAVCTHRKDITDKIVDLIRSEYPDVRLFVRSYDRIHSLELRARDVEYELRETFESGLLFGRRTLEGLGATEDEAYEVGEDIRRRDDERLRLQAQEGILAGRELIHKRPVKPEPLIKPKKPVHAVETSTEAPAA, from the coding sequence TTGGCCAGCGCAACCGAAGCACTGTTCGCCCAACCCCTGCTTCTTCTCGGAGGGGCGGTCATCGCAGCCCCGATCTTCCGCAAGCTAGGGCTCGGAACGGTGCTCGGCTATCTCGCGGCCGGCGTGGTCATCGGCCCCATCCTGCACCTGATCGGTGGTTCGGGGGAAATCCTGGCGGTCGCCGAACTTGGCGTCGTGCTTCTGCTCTTCATCATCGGACTGGAACTCAAGCCCAGCCGGTTGTGGCACATGCGGCGCGACATATTCGGGCTTGGCAGCAGTCAGGTTGTGCTTTCCGGTCTCGTCTTGACGCTGCTGGTCTATGGGGCGGGCCTGCTCGACTGGCGCGGGGCACTGGTCGCCGGCTTCGGTCTGGCACTGTCTTCCACCGCCTTTGCGCTGCAGTTGCTGGATGACTACGGCGACATGAACAGCCGCTACGGACAGCGCTCCTTCTCGATCCTGCTCTTCCAGGATCTCGCCATCGTACCCCTCCTCGCCATGGTTTCGGTGCTTGGCCTGCAGGGTGGCGAAGCGCAGCATTCTCCCCTCATCGAAGTCGGGATTGCCTTGGCTGCGGTGATCGGGATGATCTTTGCCGGGCGATATCTGCTGACGCCGATGTTTCAGATCATCGGCCGCACCGGGGCTCGGGAGGCAATGATCGCCGCTGCCCTCTTTGTCGTGCTGGGATCGGCCTATCTGCTGCAGGCGGCCGGCCTGTCCATGGCCATGGGCGCTTTCCTTGCCGGCGTCATGCTGGCGGAGTCTTCCTATCGCCACGAGCTTGAGGCGGATATCGAGCCTTTCCGCGGGCTCCTGCTTGCGCTCTTCTTCATCGCCGTCGGCTTGTCGATGGAACTCGAGGTCATCATCGACAATGTGGCCCTGATCGCCATTGCCGTGCCGGTGCTGATGGCCGTCAAGGCTCTGATCATCTTCAGCATCTGTCGGGTCTCCGGCTCTTCGCGCAGCGATGCAATCCGGATCGCCGTGCTCCTGCCGCAAGGTGGCGAGTTCGGCTTTGTCTTGTTCACCACGGCTGCGGCTGCGGGCCTGTTCTCGGGCGCACAGTCGTCCCTGCTCATTTCCATCGTCACCCTGTCCATGGCGCTTACGCCGCTCACCGCGCTGATCGGCCAACGGCTCCTGGCGCGGGAGGCTGGCGAAAAGGAAGAGATGGATGAGGACTTTGAAGGGGCAGGCTCCGACGTACTGATGGTCGGGTTTTCCCGCTTTGGGCAGGTCGCGGCGCAAATCCTGCTCGCCAGTGGACGTGACGTTACCATTCTCGACGACAGCCCGGATCGCGTGCGCCAGGCGGCAACCTTCGGTTTCCGGATCTATTTCGGCGATGGCACGCGCCTCGACATGTTGCGGGCCGCCGGCATCGAGAAAGCCAAGATCGTCGCTGTGTGCACGCACAGGAAGGATATCACCGACAAAATCGTCGATCTCATCCGCTCCGAATATCCGGATGTACGTCTCTTCGTGCGCTCCTATGATCGCATCCACAGCCTGGAACTCAGGGCCCGAGACGTGGAATATGAACTGCGGGAAACCTTCGAGTCCGGTCTTCTCTTCGGACGCCGCACGCTGGAAGGGCTCGGCGCGACGGAGGACGAAGCCTACGAGGTCGGCGAGGACATCAGGCGCCGCGACGACGAACGGCTGCGGCTGCAGGCCCAGGAGGGCATTCTCGCGGGCCGGGAACTGATACACAAGCGACCGGTCAAGCCCGAACCGCTCATCAAGCCGAAGAAGCCGGTCCACGCCGTCGAAACCTCGACGGAAGCGCCCGCCGCCTGA
- a CDS encoding TldD/PmbA family protein, whose translation MPNQIDSANLLERAEQLVDLAMKAGADKADAVVVRSRSKGVSVRLGKVESTEASESDDFSLRVFIGRQVASVSANPGFDLTALAERAVAMAKVSPEDPFAGLADESDIARDIPDLQLFDDMDVSSDQLRESALAMEDVARSVDGVSNSLGAGASAGMGGLVLVTSHGFSGSYAGSRFSRSVGVIAGEGTRMERDHDFDSRLYFAELDSPEEIGRRAAERAIRRLNPRQVPTASNLTVVFDPRVARGFVGTIAGAINGASVARKTSFLRDKMGQQVLKAGLNITDNPLKVRGSSSRPFDGEGVSGKPLTMIEDGVLKHWFLSSSAARELGLKTNGRGVRGGTSVSPSSTNLALEPGDISPEELIRNVGTGLYITDMIGQGVDMITGEYSRGASGFWIENGELAYPVSEITIASNLKDMFMRITVANDIDRKFGVAAPTLAIEGMTLAGL comes from the coding sequence ATGCCCAATCAAATCGATTCCGCCAATCTCCTAGAACGCGCCGAACAGCTTGTCGACCTCGCCATGAAGGCGGGTGCAGACAAGGCGGATGCTGTGGTCGTGCGTTCCCGCTCCAAGGGAGTCAGCGTTCGCCTTGGCAAGGTCGAGTCGACCGAGGCCTCCGAGAGCGACGACTTTTCGCTCCGCGTCTTCATCGGCCGTCAGGTGGCGTCCGTGTCGGCCAATCCCGGCTTTGATCTCACGGCGCTCGCCGAGCGCGCCGTCGCCATGGCCAAGGTCTCGCCCGAGGATCCCTTCGCCGGCCTCGCCGACGAGAGTGACATCGCCCGAGACATCCCCGACCTGCAACTCTTCGACGATATGGACGTATCGAGCGACCAGCTGCGCGAGAGCGCGCTCGCCATGGAAGACGTGGCCCGCTCGGTCGACGGTGTCAGCAACTCGCTTGGCGCTGGCGCCTCCGCTGGCATGGGTGGCCTGGTTCTCGTCACATCCCACGGTTTCTCCGGCAGCTATGCAGGTTCGCGTTTCTCACGCTCCGTCGGCGTCATTGCAGGCGAAGGCACCAGGATGGAGCGCGACCACGATTTCGACAGCCGCCTCTATTTCGCCGAACTCGACAGCCCGGAAGAAATCGGTCGCCGTGCCGCCGAGCGGGCCATCCGTCGCTTGAATCCGCGTCAGGTCCCGACGGCCTCCAATCTGACCGTCGTCTTCGACCCGCGCGTCGCCCGCGGTTTCGTCGGCACGATTGCCGGTGCGATCAATGGCGCCTCGGTCGCCCGCAAGACCTCCTTCCTGCGCGACAAGATGGGCCAGCAGGTTTTGAAGGCTGGTCTCAACATCACCGATAATCCGCTGAAGGTTCGTGGTTCTTCGTCGCGCCCCTTCGACGGCGAGGGCGTCTCCGGCAAGCCACTCACGATGATCGAGGACGGCGTGCTCAAGCACTGGTTCTTATCCTCGTCTGCCGCACGCGAACTCGGCCTCAAGACCAATGGTCGCGGCGTGCGCGGTGGGACATCGGTGTCTCCGTCCTCCACCAATCTGGCGCTGGAGCCCGGTGACATCTCACCGGAAGAATTGATCCGCAACGTGGGCACGGGCCTCTACATCACCGACATGATCGGCCAGGGCGTCGACATGATAACGGGCGAATACAGCCGCGGCGCGAGCGGTTTCTGGATCGAGAATGGCGAGTTGGCCTATCCGGTGTCGGAGATCACCATTGCGTCCAACCTCAAGGACATGTTCATGCGGATTACGGTGGCCAACGACATCGACCGCAAGTTTGGCGTGGCTGCTCCCACGCTCGCCATCGAGGGCATGACCCTTGCCGGACTCTGA
- a CDS encoding 3'(2'),5'-bisphosphate nucleotidase CysQ, whose translation MPDSEEKRSDPAQPRFDWLADLALITDAAREAGKVALAYFGQSPEVWWKNEGRSPVSAADYAANRVLEEILRHARPHYGWLSEETDDDPARLSCDTLFVIDPIDGTRAFLAGKDTWCVSVAVVHKGKPVAGILVAPSLGEEFTAAIDEPARRNGQDIAVSTVGIEDSIKIASAQDMVATFSPILRPRIERVDHIPSLAYRLALVADGRIDATLVKKSSHDWDLAAADLILARAGGSITDLEGQSLVYNRQDVTHPVLCAASADILPALLKNISRIPRS comes from the coding sequence TTGCCGGACTCTGAAGAAAAACGATCGGACCCGGCCCAGCCGCGTTTCGACTGGCTGGCGGATCTTGCCCTGATTACAGACGCCGCCCGGGAGGCCGGCAAGGTGGCGCTTGCCTATTTCGGCCAGTCACCCGAGGTCTGGTGGAAGAATGAGGGCCGTTCGCCGGTCAGTGCGGCCGACTACGCCGCCAATCGTGTTCTGGAAGAGATTCTCCGCCACGCACGGCCGCACTACGGCTGGCTCTCCGAGGAAACGGATGACGACCCGGCGCGTCTCTCATGCGACACGCTCTTCGTCATCGACCCGATCGACGGCACCCGCGCCTTCCTCGCCGGCAAGGATACCTGGTGCGTGTCGGTGGCCGTCGTCCACAAGGGAAAGCCCGTCGCCGGAATTCTGGTCGCGCCGTCGCTCGGGGAAGAATTCACAGCCGCGATCGATGAACCCGCTCGCCGCAACGGCCAGGATATCGCCGTCTCGACGGTCGGCATCGAGGATAGCATCAAGATCGCCTCCGCCCAGGACATGGTCGCGACTTTCAGCCCGATCTTGCGACCCCGCATCGAACGGGTGGATCACATCCCCTCGCTCGCCTATCGGCTGGCTCTCGTGGCCGATGGACGCATCGACGCGACGCTGGTCAAGAAGAGCTCGCATGACTGGGATCTCGCGGCAGCCGATCTCATTCTGGCCCGCGCTGGAGGATCGATCACCGATCTCGAAGGACAATCACTCGTATACAACAGGCAAGACGTGACGCATCCGGTGCTCTGTGCAGCATCGGCGGACATTCTTCCGGCATTGCTGAAGAACATCTCCCGAATTCCCCGGAGTTGA
- a CDS encoding DUF4170 domain-containing protein, with the protein MTETNENKQLLHLVFGGELSNLEEVQFRDLNALDIVGIFPDYASALVAWKARAQATVDNAHMRYFIVHMHRLLNPSDK; encoded by the coding sequence ATGACTGAAACCAACGAAAACAAGCAGCTTCTCCATCTGGTTTTTGGCGGTGAACTGTCGAACCTTGAGGAAGTGCAGTTCCGCGATCTGAACGCGCTCGACATCGTCGGCATCTTCCCCGATTACGCCAGCGCCCTTGTGGCCTGGAAGGCGCGGGCGCAGGCAACGGTCGACAATGCCCATATGCGTTATTTCATCGTCCACATGCATCGGCTGCTGAACCCCTCGGACAAGTGA
- the waaA gene encoding lipid IV(A) 3-deoxy-D-manno-octulosonic acid transferase, with protein MALSDGLASFALTSYGWLGLAAYPLSRPLLAYRAAKGKEDRARRAERFGNASLPRPAGPLVWIHAASVGETTAVLALMRELRRRDIHVLLTTGTVTSAEVAKNRLGDMVLHQYVPLDLLPPVRRFLDYWQPDVAIGVESEIWPTTLAELHRRHIPQILVNARMSDRSFDRWKRHPAIAETLFGKLALVIAQSDLDAERFRDLGAWPVSVSGNIKVDSDAPPCDEQVLEGYRQQIGTRKTWAAISTFEGEEKIASMVHRALKAHTGLLTVLVPRHPDRCDEIEAMLVEKGLVVARRTRGDVITAETDVFLGDTIGEMGLYLRLTEIAFVGRSLSAEGGQNPLEPAMLGCAVLSGPQVSNFRESYQRLVRKGSARIIRDAEMLAKAVHFLMSNDVARSKMIDAGLESMQEMRGALTATLKGLEPYVSPLSVKAKLEPRSASQG; from the coding sequence ATGGCACTAAGCGATGGCCTGGCCTCCTTTGCCTTGACGTCCTACGGCTGGCTGGGTCTTGCAGCTTACCCTCTGTCGCGCCCCCTGCTGGCCTATCGTGCGGCCAAGGGCAAGGAAGATCGCGCCCGCCGCGCCGAGCGCTTCGGCAATGCGAGCCTGCCCCGGCCTGCAGGTCCTCTCGTCTGGATCCATGCGGCAAGCGTCGGCGAAACGACGGCTGTCCTGGCCCTGATGCGGGAACTGCGGCGTCGCGACATCCACGTGCTTCTGACCACGGGCACCGTGACCTCCGCCGAAGTCGCCAAGAACCGTCTCGGCGACATGGTTCTGCATCAATATGTACCGCTTGATCTCCTGCCGCCCGTTCGCCGTTTCCTGGATTACTGGCAACCGGACGTCGCCATTGGCGTCGAATCCGAGATCTGGCCGACAACACTCGCCGAGCTCCATCGCCGCCACATTCCCCAGATCCTCGTCAATGCCCGCATGTCGGATCGCTCCTTCGACCGCTGGAAGCGCCATCCGGCGATTGCGGAAACCCTGTTCGGCAAGCTCGCTCTGGTGATCGCCCAGTCCGATCTTGATGCGGAGCGCTTCCGCGATCTCGGCGCCTGGCCGGTCAGCGTATCCGGCAATATCAAGGTCGACAGCGATGCGCCGCCCTGCGACGAGCAGGTGCTCGAGGGCTACCGACAGCAGATCGGCACGCGCAAGACCTGGGCGGCGATCTCCACCTTTGAAGGTGAGGAGAAGATCGCCTCCATGGTGCACCGGGCGCTGAAGGCCCATACCGGGCTTCTGACGGTCCTCGTCCCTCGCCATCCCGACCGTTGCGACGAGATCGAGGCCATGCTGGTCGAGAAGGGGCTTGTGGTCGCCCGCCGCACGCGCGGCGATGTCATCACGGCGGAAACCGACGTATTCCTCGGCGACACGATCGGCGAGATGGGCCTCTATCTGCGCCTGACCGAAATAGCCTTTGTCGGTCGCTCGCTCTCGGCAGAGGGCGGCCAGAACCCATTGGAGCCGGCCATGCTCGGCTGTGCCGTGCTGTCGGGTCCGCAGGTCAGCAATTTCCGGGAGAGCTACCAACGGCTGGTGCGCAAGGGCTCGGCCCGGATCATCCGCGATGCCGAAATGCTGGCCAAGGCCGTACACTTCCTGATGAGCAATGACGTGGCCCGGTCCAAGATGATCGATGCCGGCCTCGAAAGCATGCAGGAAATGCGCGGGGCGCTGACGGCAACGCTCAAGGGACTCGAACCCTACGTCAGTCCGCTCTCGGTCAAGGCGAAACTCGAACCGCGCAGTGCCAGCCAAGGCTGA
- a CDS encoding HAD family hydrolase has protein sequence MLEKPRIAGILFDKDGTLLDFDASWGPVNRKVAKMAADGDAALADRLLEACGMDPVTGDIVPDSLFASGNTIEIAEGMIEAGSPLTLDVLVPQIDDCFADAAQLSVPVTELAPLFSRLHGKGLRLGIASSDNERSIRVAAERFGILPYVDFVAGYDSGHGKKPEAGMVLGFCAATGLAPSEVAVVGDNNHDLHMGHNAGAGLKIGVLSGTGSRETLALHSDLVLADITELEAAIN, from the coding sequence ATGCTTGAGAAGCCCCGGATTGCCGGCATCCTGTTCGACAAGGACGGAACGCTGCTCGATTTCGACGCGAGTTGGGGGCCCGTGAACCGCAAGGTGGCGAAGATGGCCGCGGATGGCGACGCGGCCCTGGCCGACCGCCTGCTTGAGGCCTGTGGCATGGATCCCGTCACGGGCGACATCGTGCCGGATAGCCTGTTTGCGTCTGGCAACACCATCGAGATTGCCGAAGGCATGATCGAAGCCGGTTCGCCCTTGACGCTCGATGTTCTGGTGCCACAGATCGACGACTGCTTCGCCGACGCCGCTCAGCTCTCCGTACCGGTTACCGAACTCGCACCGCTTTTCTCGAGGTTGCATGGCAAGGGTCTGCGCCTCGGCATCGCCTCCAGCGACAACGAGCGCTCGATCCGGGTCGCCGCCGAACGCTTCGGCATCCTGCCATATGTCGATTTCGTCGCCGGCTATGACAGTGGGCATGGCAAGAAGCCGGAGGCCGGCATGGTGCTCGGCTTCTGTGCCGCGACTGGCCTTGCCCCGTCCGAGGTCGCCGTCGTCGGTGACAACAATCACGACCTGCACATGGGGCACAATGCCGGTGCCGGCCTCAAGATCGGCGTTCTCTCCGGAACCGGCTCGCGCGAGACGCTGGCCCTTCATTCCGATCTGGTCCTGGCCGACATCACCGAGCTCGAAGCGGCGATCAACTGA
- the lpxK gene encoding tetraacyldisaccharide 4'-kinase yields MVSEAPPFWWTKTGWQAICLYPLSFVYGRISGAVMRHRRGHVLPLPVICIGNFTIGGAGKTPTAIAIARAAKAKGLKPGFLSRGYGGSLDVTTVVDPHHHRSTAVGDEPLLLAREALTVISRRRIAGAERLVAEGVDLVIMDDGFQSARLLVDYALIVVDSMRGIGNGWVVPSGPVRAPIGIQMRQLDAILKVGKGDAADQFVRQASRSGKPVLVANVVPKAGGDLAGRSVLAYAGIADPNKFYRTLEELGAVIVDRQDFPDHHHLGEDEVSDLLARAERQGLQLVTTAKDSVRLSGGHGRSGELQEKSRVVDVDMVFDDSRAPDLIIDHAIQACRRRRLGKKA; encoded by the coding sequence ATGGTATCCGAGGCACCGCCTTTCTGGTGGACCAAGACCGGTTGGCAGGCGATCTGCCTCTACCCGTTATCGTTCGTCTATGGCCGGATTTCCGGCGCCGTCATGCGTCATCGCCGCGGTCATGTCCTGCCGCTCCCCGTCATCTGTATCGGAAACTTCACCATCGGCGGTGCCGGCAAGACGCCGACCGCGATCGCGATTGCCCGTGCCGCTAAAGCCAAGGGTTTGAAACCCGGATTCCTGAGCCGCGGTTATGGCGGCTCGCTGGATGTGACCACCGTGGTCGATCCGCATCACCATCGTTCAACCGCCGTCGGTGACGAGCCACTCCTGCTCGCCCGAGAGGCGCTGACAGTGATCTCCCGTCGCAGAATTGCCGGGGCAGAGAGGCTGGTGGCCGAAGGTGTCGACCTCGTCATCATGGATGACGGTTTCCAGAGTGCACGGCTTCTGGTCGACTACGCGCTGATCGTCGTCGACAGCATGCGTGGCATCGGCAATGGCTGGGTCGTGCCCTCGGGTCCTGTGCGCGCGCCGATCGGCATCCAGATGCGTCAACTCGATGCGATCCTGAAGGTCGGCAAGGGTGATGCAGCCGACCAGTTCGTCCGACAGGCGTCGCGCAGCGGCAAGCCGGTCCTGGTCGCCAATGTCGTACCGAAGGCGGGTGGCGATCTCGCCGGTAGGTCAGTACTGGCTTACGCAGGCATTGCCGATCCCAACAAGTTCTATCGCACGCTGGAGGAACTTGGCGCGGTCATCGTCGATCGGCAGGACTTTCCCGATCACCATCATCTGGGTGAGGACGAGGTTTCAGATCTGCTCGCCCGCGCCGAAAGGCAGGGGCTGCAGCTCGTGACCACGGCAAAGGACAGCGTCCGCCTGTCGGGCGGCCATGGTCGCTCGGGGGAGCTTCAGGAGAAATCGAGGGTCGTGGATGTCGACATGGTCTTCGATGATTCCAGGGCACCGGACCTGATCATCGACCATGCGATCCAGGCCTGCCGTCGCCGGCGTCTCGGCAAGAAGGCCTGA
- a CDS encoding DUF2093 domain-containing protein: protein MNRFEGGGNREAKIRYLDADFQILTPGTFVTCAITGRPVMVDELRYWSVARQEAYVDAAASLEAEKRAGALPNQRR, encoded by the coding sequence ATGAACCGTTTCGAAGGCGGCGGAAACCGCGAAGCCAAAATCCGCTATCTGGATGCCGACTTCCAGATCCTGACGCCGGGAACCTTCGTCACCTGCGCGATCACCGGACGGCCCGTCATGGTCGACGAACTCCGGTACTGGAGCGTGGCGCGGCAGGAAGCCTATGTCGATGCGGCCGCATCGCTGGAAGCCGAGAAACGTGCGGGCGCACTGCCCAACCAGCGGCGCTGA